In Enterobacter cloacae, a single window of DNA contains:
- the mucA gene encoding protein mucA', with protein sequence MSVILEHISNKPYEMAPFFSDLLSCGVMSPCAGHEDNELNLHEYVVRNRPSTFFVRAAGLSMINAGINDGAILVVDRSLTARHGSIVVALVDGEFTVKILHTYPELLLMPSNPAYKPIRVNPESLEIWGVVTFALNQFSHVHAR encoded by the coding sequence ATGTCTGTTATCCTTGAGCACATTAGCAACAAGCCTTACGAAATGGCACCTTTTTTCAGTGATTTACTAAGCTGTGGAGTGATGAGTCCGTGCGCCGGGCATGAAGATAATGAATTAAATTTGCATGAATATGTAGTCCGCAACCGCCCCTCAACCTTCTTTGTCAGGGCGGCGGGCCTCAGTATGATCAATGCCGGTATCAATGATGGAGCAATACTGGTTGTGGATCGGTCTTTAACAGCACGACACGGCTCTATCGTCGTTGCGCTGGTGGATGGAGAGTTTACGGTAAAGATCTTACACACGTATCCTGAGCTGCTTTTGATGCCTTCTAATCCAGCCTATAAGCCGATACGTGTAAATCCTGAATCCCTTGAGATATGGGGCGTCGTCACCTTTGCACTGAATCAGTTCAGCCATGTACATGCACGTTGA
- a CDS encoding group II intron reverse transcriptase/maturase produces the protein MMYGEEKSDSLIVAAKQANNPKGAESVERRSGAKGNAEQPHMRRTQSRESMSQRLSRVREAAKQRKKERFTALFHLLTVEALEAAFLSLSRKAAAGVDGIRWMDYAGNMKNNITDLHRRLHQGSYRAQPGRRHYIPKADGKQRPLGIASLEDKIVQYALVKILNAVYENDFMGFSYGFRPGRSQHDALDALATGLVRTNVNWVLDADISQFFDRVSHEWLIRFTEHRIGDRRVIRLIRKWLTAGTSEEGQWRATEEGTPQGAVISPLLANIYLHYVFDLWAHQWRRRYATGNVVMVRYADDIVIGFDKRYDARRFRIAMQRRLREFGLTVHPEKTRLMEFGRFAAENRAIRGKGKPETFNFLGFTHISGKDRNGRFMLIRKTRRDRMTATLKAIKDGLRRRWHYSIPEQGKWLRRVVQGYLNYHSVPGNFPTMQKFRTHVTNLWRRALRRRSQKDDTTWTKANKLAAAWLPRVRVLHPWPVERFTARHPRQEPGA, from the coding sequence GTGATGTACGGAGAGGAGAAGTCGGACTCGCTCATAGTAGCGGCGAAGCAGGCGAACAACCCGAAAGGAGCGGAGTCAGTGGAGCGAAGGAGCGGGGCCAAGGGGAACGCGGAACAGCCACACATGCGCCGGACACAGAGCCGGGAAAGCATGTCACAGAGGCTGTCACGCGTGCGGGAAGCTGCGAAGCAGCGGAAGAAAGAACGGTTTACAGCATTGTTCCACCTGCTGACAGTCGAAGCACTGGAAGCCGCATTCCTCTCCCTGAGCAGGAAAGCGGCCGCCGGAGTGGATGGCATCAGGTGGATGGACTACGCCGGAAACATGAAGAACAACATAACAGATCTGCACCGGAGGCTACATCAGGGCAGCTACAGGGCGCAGCCCGGCAGGCGTCACTACATCCCAAAAGCGGATGGAAAACAACGCCCGCTCGGCATCGCCTCGCTGGAGGACAAGATCGTCCAGTATGCGCTGGTGAAAATCCTGAACGCAGTCTATGAAAACGACTTTATGGGGTTCTCATACGGGTTCAGACCCGGGCGAAGCCAGCACGATGCACTGGACGCACTGGCCACAGGGCTGGTACGCACTAACGTAAACTGGGTACTGGATGCCGACATCAGTCAGTTCTTCGACAGGGTGAGCCACGAATGGCTGATCAGGTTCACAGAGCATCGGATCGGCGACCGGAGGGTAATCAGGCTCATACGTAAGTGGCTCACAGCCGGGACGTCGGAGGAGGGTCAATGGCGAGCAACGGAGGAAGGCACCCCACAGGGTGCGGTCATCTCACCGCTGCTGGCAAACATATACCTCCACTACGTCTTCGATCTGTGGGCGCATCAGTGGCGACGTCGCTATGCCACAGGCAATGTGGTAATGGTCAGATACGCCGATGACATCGTCATCGGGTTCGACAAACGATACGATGCCCGGCGCTTCCGTATAGCCATGCAGCGCAGACTGAGGGAGTTCGGACTCACGGTTCACCCGGAGAAAACCCGTCTGATGGAGTTCGGCCGCTTCGCTGCCGAAAACCGTGCCATCAGGGGAAAAGGCAAACCAGAAACGTTCAACTTCCTCGGGTTCACGCACATCAGCGGGAAAGATCGCAACGGCAGGTTCATGCTGATACGAAAGACCCGCCGGGATCGGATGACGGCAACTCTGAAAGCCATCAAAGACGGTCTGCGAAGGCGCTGGCATTACTCAATCCCCGAACAGGGAAAATGGCTCAGGAGAGTGGTTCAGGGATACCTGAACTATCACTCGGTACCGGGCAACTTCCCCACCATGCAGAAGTTCAGGACACACGTAACAAACCTCTGGCGCCGGGCGCTCAGGCGCAGGAGCCAGAAGGATGATACGACCTGGACGAAAGCAAACAAACTGGCAGCCGCATGGCTACCAAGGGTTCGGGTTCTTCATCCATGGCCTGTGGAGCGGTTCACCGCCAGACACCCGAGGCAGGAGCCCGGTGCGTAA